In Bicyclus anynana chromosome 13, ilBicAnyn1.1, whole genome shotgun sequence, a genomic segment contains:
- the LOC112054565 gene encoding circadian clock-controlled protein daywake: MKYLSDCLFLFIWILYAPVESTSHGLRRHCDLSTPVCLRKLVQDVVPFFVNGIPERGISSLDPLTVENLNIVLSGGIAIDIHEGFTRGLRKCHVDSARNIDGTHYEVKLSCNLLIKGKYKSKGQLLMFAIDAEGDSTIKCKDLKMTATFELVPITKSDGKQYMKIQDFNSTHDFEGKVNFHLTNLFPGNPEMSEFVLKFLNENWRLVVEEFGGPFIEFGVKSVLNNVERIFDQIPALELAQMFIN, encoded by the exons ATGAAATATTTATCtgactgtttatttttattcatatggATTTTATATGCACCTGTGGAGAGTACTTCCC ATGGATTACGAAGGCATTGCGATTTATCCACCCCTGTGTGTTTGCGAAAATTAGTTCAGGATGTCGTGCCTTTTTTCGTAAATGGAATACCGGAGCGTGGTATTTCGTCACTGGACCCTTTAACGGTTGAGAATCTCAATATAGTTCTCTCGGGAGGGATAGCTATTGATATCCATGAAGGTTTTACAAGAGGTCTTCGAAAGTGTCACGTTGATTCAGCACG GAATATCGATGGAACTCATTATGAAGTGAAACTTAGTTGCAATTTACTTATAAAGggtaaatataaatcaaaaggACAATTGCTTATGTTTGCGATCGATGCGGAAGGCGATTCGACTATCAAATGTA aagATTTAAAGATGACCGCCACTTTTGAATTAGTGCCTATTACAAAATCAGATGGAAAGCAATACATGAAGATACAGGATTTTAATTCAACGCACGATTTCGAAGGCAAAGTTAACTTTCATCTGACGAACCTTTTCCCAGGGAATCCAGAAATGA GTGaatttgtattgaaatttttgaatgaaAACTGGCGGCTAGTAGTCGAAGAGTTTGGAGGACCATTTATAGAATTCGGCGTCAAGAGTGTTTTGAACAACGTAGAAAGAATATTTGATCAAATACCTGCGTTGGAACTCGCacaaatgtttataaattag
- the LOC128198691 gene encoding uncharacterized protein LOC128198691, whose protein sequence is METKVQDKNRDLILDAINPLLKVENIFGFFRFQVLNGRMKKSNKRMKFYALFLISVLFIAYSIIYLSDVISSKQMYINEVVIVLILTLQYVVLIVNVMCSNNKNILIIESLAKIDYGLELSSKNVYNKTRQQAIIFLSVLFCLYTTNFVYECIHLSDYNVYTGVFHHVTNIARHIELVVFYVFVKLIIMRLDILNEYLKQIIDIKSANQSTTYSNNQLSHSVLINCNSCFNRIWNKNKREIVSLAKLFDFVGETTNNLNEVFNYQILNALICTFGFTILLSWMAIQLYFFNKNIDGIISLILQCLFEVSFIGLICYVCEGMNLKRKSTGMLVNKLIMDYDLPRQKRIQAKANGTPPRHVACLGGVPFNNM, encoded by the coding sequence ATGGAAACAAAAGTACAGGACAAGAATCGTGACCTGATTCTGGACGCAATAAATCCATTGCTAAAGGTTGAAAATATTTTCGGCTTCTTCAGATTTCAAGTTCTAAATGGTCGCATGAAAAAATCGAATAAAAGAATGAAATTTTACGCATTATTTCTGATAAGTGTATTATTCATTGCTtactctattatttatttaagtgatGTTATATCTTCTAAGCAAATGTATATTAATGAAGTGGTAATAGTACTGATTTTGACACTACAGTATGTTGTATTGATAGTTAATGTTATGTGTTCTAATAATAAGAACATACTCATAATTGAATCACTGGCTAAAATAGATTATGGACTTGAACTTTCAAgcaaaaatgtttataataaaactcgTCAGCAAGCAATAATATTCTTGTCAGTATTATTTTGTCTATATACAACTAATTTCGTATACGAATGTATACATTTGAGTGACTACAATGTTTATACTGGAGTGTTCCATCATGTCACTAATATCGCACGGCATATTGAGCTAGTTGTATTCTATGTTTttgtgaaattaataataatgcgTTTAGATATTCTGAacgaatatttaaaacaaatcattGACATAAAAAGTGCAAACCAATCCACCACTTACTCAAACAATCAATTGTCTCACAGCGTTCTTATAAATTGTAACAGttgttttaatagaatttgGAATAAGAACAAGAGAGAAATTGTATCATTAGCTAAACTGTTTGATTTTGTGGGAGAAACTACAAATAATTTGAATGAAGTTTTCAACTACCAAATATTAAATGCCCTCATCTGTACATTTGGATTTACTATCTTACTGTCTTGGATGGCCATTCagttatacttttttaataaaaatatcgatGGAATAATATCACTgattttacaatgtttatttgAAGTGTCCTTTATTGGTTTGATATGTTATGTGTGTGAGGGCATGAATTTAAAACGAAAATCTACTGGAATGTTAGTAAATAAACTTATAATGGATTATGATCTTCCTCGTCAAAAGCGAATTCAAGCGAAGGCGAATGGGACTCCTCCAAGGcacgtagcgtgccttggaggagTCCCATTTAATAACATGTAG
- the LOC112054568 gene encoding uncharacterized protein LOC112054568: MKIHNKLKHKIKKAVKNIKNMKVTSQLDSVLYMLGPLFLVENLFGKFRYRKVSGNIDLLNKTMKCYSIFTMLVPVAAYMIIFAYTVMYKTFTDTYDIVDKVDAISSMLAAIQYITSTALFLYYTENHVRIIKLIVHVDDILNISNNKQTYRDSRRYIQISISLLIFIYVLLGIYTLTMSDSDKPLVSRIILIFIDFERHLEVFSFYIFIKTITDRLGVVNSLLEQVIKIKYQSNVLDIPVSDLRTQIDLINIRCAVNNYSITHTLANSYDLIGEACNEINKVFKFHIFRALFTTFLYILIAIWVSIYDIGSALGTSVSLAQMIFICLFEIFSVGLMSYTCEILLLKRNLTKVLVNELVMDYSLTRQIRTQAKAFMELIDVWSLQIYAYDMITIDIKLILKFISVSTTYLIVIIQLSHFF; encoded by the coding sequence atgaagatacataataaattaaaacacaagATAAAGAAagctgttaaaaatattaaaaacatgaaGGTAACCTCTCAACTGGACTCGGTTCTTTACATGCTGGGACCTTTATTTCTTGTTGAAAACTTATTTGGAAAATTCAGATACAGAAAAGTTAGTGGAAATATCGACTTACTGAATAAGACAATGAAATGTTACTCTATCTTCACAATGTTGGTTCCTGTGGCAGCTTATATGATTATTTTTGCTTACACCGTAATGTACAAGACATTTACGGACACATATGACATTGTGGACAAAGTTGATGCAATCTCATCAATGCTAGCAGCGATACAATATATCACATCAACAgcactatttttatattacactgAAAACCATGTGCGTATCATAAAACTCATTGTCCACGTAGACGATATTCTAAATATCTCAAATAATAAACAGACCTATAGGGATTCCCGACGATACATTCAAATTAGTATATCATTGttgatatttatttacgtactttTAGGAATTTACACCCTTACGATGTCGGATAGTGATAAACCACTAGTAAGtcgaataatattaatatttattgattttgaaCGACACCTTGAAGTGTtctctttttatatatttatcaaaacaattacagATAGACTTGGAGTTGTGAATTCTCTTTTAGAACaggtcattaaaataaaatatcaaagcaATGTTCTGGATATTCCGGTAAGTGATTTAAGAACACAAATCGATCTTATAAATATCAGGTGTGCAGTGAATAATTACTCTATAACTCACACTTTAGCTAACAGCTATGATTTAATTGGGGAAGCGTGTAATGAGATTAACAAAGTTTTCAAATTCCACATATTTCGAGCGTTGTTTACTACTTTCCTGTACATTTTAATAGCAATATGGGTGAGTATCTATGATATCGGATCTGCTTTAGGAACATCTGTGTCTTTAGCCCAAATGatattcatttgtttatttgaaatctTTTCAGTCGGTCTTATGTCTTATACTTGTGAAATTTTGCTTTTGAAGCGTAACTTGACCAAGGTTTTAGTAAACGAACTTGTCATGGATTACAGCCTTACCAGACAAATACGTACTCAAGCTAAAGCCTTTATGGAGTTGATCGATGTGTGGTCTTTACAGATTTATGCGTATGACATGATCACTATTGACATAAAGTTAATACTTAAATTTATAAGCGTTTCGACAACATATCTTATAGTAATTATCCAACTTTCGcattttttctaa
- the LOC128198641 gene encoding uncharacterized protein LOC128198641, whose amino-acid sequence MKGTKLEPILFMLRPIIIIENIFGKFRYRKLCGNIDTINKTMKCYAILTLLVPVTMYIINFANTVLYNTFTETDNAVDVVDEVSAMVTVIQHIISTIMFLYYSENNVRIIKLIVDIDNILNISHNKQTYKDSRKRIQIIISLITFIYLFAEFFNFLVCDSASLVREAIILFIDFERHLEVLSFCIFITTIKNRVQVVNSHLEQVIKIKHQSHVRDIAASDLRNQTNVINIQFAINNHSIIHTLATSYDLIGEACNEINKTFNFNIFRALVSTFMYIIITIWATIYDIGTTETSKSLTHMISTCIIEILSVILMSYTCEIMLLKRKSTMILVNEIVMDYELTRQMRIQAKAFMELIELWSLKIYAHDMFIIDIKLLLKFISVSTTYLIVLIQVSHFF is encoded by the coding sequence atgaagGGAACCAAACTCGAACCAATACTTTTCATGCTAAGAcccataataattattgaaaatatttttggaaaattcaGATATAGAAAACTTTGTGGAAATATCGACACAATAAACAAGACAATGAAATGTTACGCAATCCTCACACTGTTAGTCCCCGTGAcaatgtatattattaattttgctaACACCGTATTATACAATACTTTTACAGAAACAGACAATGCTGTGGACGTAGTAGATGAAGTCTCCGCCATGGTAACGGTAATACAACATATCATATCAACtataatgtttttgtattaCAGTGAAAACAATGTGCGtattataaaactaattgtCGACATAGATAATATTCTAAATATCTCACATAATAAACAGACATATAAGGATTCTCGAAAAAGGAttcaaattataatatcattgataacatttatttacttatttgcagaattttttaactttttagtatGCGACAGTGCATCGTTAGTGCGTGAAGCAATAATTctatttattgattttgaaCGTCACCTCGAAGTTTtgtctttttgtatttttataacaacaattaaaaatagAGTTCAAGTTGTGAACTCTCATTTAGaacaagttataaaaattaaacatcaaagTCATGTTAGGGATATTGCAGCAAGTGATTTAAGAAATCAAACCAATGTTATAAATATCCAGTTTGCAATAAACAACCACTCTATAATTCACACTTTAGCTACCAGCTATGATTTGATCGGAGAAGCGTGTAATGAGATtaacaaaacttttaattttaacatatttaGAGCATTGGTTAGTACTTTCATGTacattataattacaatatgGGCAACAATCTACGATATAGGAACTACTGAAACTTCTAAATCCTTAACCCACATGATATCGACGtgtattattgaaatattgtcAGTCATTCTAATGTCTTATACTTGTGAAATCATGCTTTTGAAGCGCAAATCTACTATGATCTTAGTGAATGAAATTGTCATGGACTACGAACTTACTAGACAAATGCGTATCCAGGCTAAGGCATTTATGGAATTAATAGAATTGTGGTCTTTAAAAATTTATGCTCATGACATGTTTATTATTGACATAAAGTTGTTGCTCAAATTTATAAGTGTGTCGACAACATATCTTATAGTACTTATTCAAGTTTCGCATTTTTTCTAA
- the LOC112054564 gene encoding uncharacterized protein LOC112054564 has protein sequence MLVPVTTYVVIFANSIICYTLAETEDIVNVVDEITSLLSVIQHIISTAVFLYYNKRNVHIIKMIVKIDDILNISNNRQTYKDSRRHIIIGILLFVIIYLLLDIYDCVITVDISLAHRAILIIIDFERHFEVLCFCIFIKTMKDRLGVVNSLLEQVIKTKHHRHTSNNPVSDLRNQINLLRVHTDTNDTIDNIFRIHALSNSFDLIGKTCNEINKIFEFHIFRALCTTFLYIIITIWTSIYDIKTEETPTSLPSVILTCIFEILSVGLMSYSCEIMLLKRNSTKILVNQLVMDYDLTRQMRIQAKAFMELIEVWPLQIYAYDMFAIDLKLMLKFISVSTTYLIVIIQVSHFF, from the coding sequence ATGTTAGTCCCTGTAACTACGTACGTTGTTATTTTTGCTAATTCCATCATATGCTACACTCTTGCAGAAACTGAGGATATTGTTAATGTCGTAGATGAAATAACCTCATTGTTATCAGTGATACAACATATAATTTCCACTGCAgtgtttttatattacaataaaagaaatgttcatataataaaaatgattgtCAAAATAGACGATATTctgaatatttcaaataatagaCAGACATATAAGGATAGCCGAAGACACATTATTATCGgaattttattgtttgtgattatttatttgctattaGATATTTACGATTGTGTTATAACCGTAGATATATCGTTAGCACACCGagcaatattaataataattgattttgaaCGTCACTTCGAAGTGCtgtgtttttgtatatttataaaaacaatgaaagaTAGATTAGGTGTAGTGAATTCTCTTTTAGAACAAGTGATTAAAACTAAACATCATCGACATACTTCAAATAATCCGGTTAGTGATTTGAGAAATCAAATCAATCTTTTGCGTGTACATACTGATACAAATGATacaattgataatatttttagaattcACGCTTTATCTAACAGTTTTGATTTGATTGGAAAAACATGTAATgagattaataaaattttcgaaTTCCACATATTTAGAGCGCTATGTACCACATTCCTATATATTATAATCACAATATGGACATCAATCTACGATATCAAAACTGAAGAAACTCCCACATCTTTACCCAGTGTTATATTGACTTgtatatttgaaattttgtcAGTCGGACTTATGTCTTACAGTTGTGAAATAATGCTATTGAAGCGTAATTCAACTAAGATCTTAGTAAACCAACTTGTTATGGACTACGACCTAACCAGACAAATGCGTATTCAAGCTAAAGCATTTATGGAGTTGATAGAGGTGTGGCCTTTACAGATTTATGCATACGACATGTTTGCTATTGACTTAAAGTTGATGCTGAAATTTATAAGCGTATCGACAACATATCTTATAGTAATTATTCAAgtgtcacattttttttaa